CACAGGATTTGCCAGCCAGACTCTATGGGACGGGTCATGGCCCCTTGGTGCGCTACAGTCTAATTCCGCTGACGCAAGCTTACCGTCAATGGAACCAGCAGCAAAGGGCAACTGAAACGAGCGTGGCGCTGCTCTATGCTTCAGCTTATGGAAATACGGCGACCTTGGCGCAAGCGATCGCTAGTGGTATTACCAAAGCAGGCGTTGCTGTCGAATCAATTAACTGCGAATTTGCCGAACCCTCGGAAATTCAAGAAGCTGTAGAAAAATCAGATGGGTTTATCATGGGTTCTCCTACCCTCGGCGGTCATGCTCCCACGCCGATTCAAACTGCCTTGGGCATTGTCCTATCCAACGCGAGCAAAGGCAAGCTGGCGGGTGTTTTTGGTTCTTATGGCTGGAGTGGAGAAGCGATCGATCTACTAGAAGGCAAGTTAAAAGATGCTGGATATCGCTTTGGCTTCGACCCGATTCGAGTCAAATTTAAACCCACCGAGGTGACGCTGAAATATTGCGAAGAAGCCGGGACAGACTTCGCCCAAGCGTTGAAAAAAGCTAAAAAAGCCAAAATGGCTCGACAACAGTTAAGCGTGCAACCGATTTCACCTTCGCAATCTGCCAGGATCGAACAAGCGGTAGGGCATCTAGTTGGCTCTCTTTCCGTTGTAACAACGAAACAAGGCGAACTCAGCGGGGCGATGTTGGCTTCTTGGGTGTCTCAGGCAACTTTTAATCCCCCCGGTTTAACCATTGCTGTCGCCAAGGATCGAGCGATTGAATCGCTGATGCATTCTGGCGGAAAATTTGTTTTAAATATTTTGGGAGAAGGCAAGCACATCGGCTTGATGAAGCATTTTCTCAAACCTTTTGGTCCTGGTGAAGACCGATTTGCGGGTGTCGCTACGCAAGACGCCCAAAATGGTTGTCCGATTCTCACCGATGCCCTTGCTTATCTGGAATGTACTGCCCGCAACCGGATGGAATGTGGCGATCACTGGTTGGTCTACGCTGTGGTGGAAAATGGCAAGGTGTTACAGCAGGAAGGCGTCACCGCCGTTCATCACCGAAAATCGGGTAGCCATTATTAAATAACGCCCAGTGCATAACGCCCAGTGCAACTTTTTCTGAGCAACCGATTTATCAGGAGTTTGGAGAGGGAAATCTCACTCGAATGAGTGGGGAAGACATCCCGAAAGTTGCACAACGTTTTAACTAATAATTAATTGGGCATTGCTATTGTGCTGTAAGTTGTTAGCGTGGAAGATAGCGATCGCTCTGTTTGGATCTACTAACTCAGTATTTTTTCAAGGAGACATCATCGCTGGTGTTTACGGCTCCCGTCCTAGCGATCGCCAAAGCATACTACTAGACCCGAAAAGCTTGAAGGGTTGAAATGGCGCTATTTGAGACTGCCCAAACCAACTTTCGACACAGGCTAACTCGTGCGATCGCGTTGCCGTTGATTTTGATGCTAGTGCTCTCCGGCATCTTATTTTTGCAGCTCAACCACCTACTTTCGGTGACGCGGTGGGTTGACCACACCGATCGAGTCATTGCCCAAGCAAACTATACTCAGAGACTGCTGTTAGATATGGAAAGCGGGATACGCGGGTATCTCGTCACCGGCAATCCGAGTTTTCTAGCGCCTTACCAAGCGTCAAGTTTGTTAATCGATCCTGCCTTTAATGACTTGCGTTCTTTAATTTCGGACAACCCGCGTCAAATTCAGCGCCTCAAAGAGTTGCGGGCAATTTATGAACAGTGGAATCGATATGCCCCCTCCCAGATCGCTCGCAAGCAGCGCAATAGCAATTATGAATTCTCTGTGTTTAACACTCGTAGACAGCTGATGGATGCGATGCGGGTTCAGCTTGCCTCGTTCATCAGAACCGAGGA
The Coleofasciculus sp. FACHB-T130 genome window above contains:
- a CDS encoding diflavin flavoprotein; translated protein: MTATKPRDVQVLPIGADTTVLRSRTWDRLKFEIEYALQRGTTANSYVIQADKTALVDPPGESFTDIFLSALQQRFDLEKLDYVILGHVNPNRVFTLNALLKLAPQITFVCSNPGSILLRNLFESTFPETLQEHNLQIAIMRGEETLDLGKGHHLQFIPTPSPRWPDALCTHDSLTEILYTDKLFGAHVCGDQVFDEGWTVFSEDRRYYYDCLMAPHARQVETALDKLTQDLPARLYGTGHGPLVRYSLIPLTQAYRQWNQQQRATETSVALLYASAYGNTATLAQAIASGITKAGVAVESINCEFAEPSEIQEAVEKSDGFIMGSPTLGGHAPTPIQTALGIVLSNASKGKLAGVFGSYGWSGEAIDLLEGKLKDAGYRFGFDPIRVKFKPTEVTLKYCEEAGTDFAQALKKAKKAKMARQQLSVQPISPSQSARIEQAVGHLVGSLSVVTTKQGELSGAMLASWVSQATFNPPGLTIAVAKDRAIESLMHSGGKFVLNILGEGKHIGLMKHFLKPFGPGEDRFAGVATQDAQNGCPILTDALAYLECTARNRMECGDHWLVYAVVENGKVLQQEGVTAVHHRKSGSHY